The segment TTACCCAGATTGTCCTGGGTCAGTCTGTCCGTACGAAATGGGAGGAGTTAACCGAGGACTCGATCATGAACGAGATTCTCCGCAGCATTGAGCTGGTGGATATTCATGTTGTCTCGGTCAAGCGACAGGTGGAGCAGCATGAGGATGATTATGAGCCGGGCACAAAGGCATATCTCGTTCGGGATGGCGATAGCTATGTGCTGCAATTTGAGACGAGTGCAGCGGATGCGATTGAAGGAACCTTTTATCAGAGCGTATACACGGACTTCAATAACGGCATTTTCAAGACGATTCGGGGTCAAGAGGTCATCAAATATCACATTTTCGACGGTGCAGTAACAACATAAACTGTGGATTATGCAATCAGGCCGCTAGCCGCGGCCTGACTGCACGCACCGCACCCACTCTAACCCTGAATATTAAGAAA is part of the Paenibacillus algicola genome and harbors:
- a CDS encoding universal stress protein, encoding MNQSPAEDTFASESILVCVSYGPSSERLIRRGAKLAQAFQAPLTILTVGVQDEDTYHEERDRNMALWTSLAQQLQAEFLISKRPSRDAAEVIIETARERKITQIVLGQSVRTKWEELTEDSIMNEILRSIELVDIHVVSVKRQVEQHEDDYEPGTKAYLVRDGDSYVLQFETSAADAIEGTFYQSVYTDFNNGIFKTIRGQEVIKYHIFDGAVTT